Sequence from the Burkholderia stabilis genome:
TCGAGCTCAGTCGTCCTTGGCGGGCGCGTCGGCCTCGTCGTCGTCCTTCGCGCGCGTCGAGTTCGCTTCCTTGATCAGGCGCGACATTTCGACGGCCTTCTCGATCGTCTGGTCGTAGTGGAAATGCAGCGTCGGCACCGTATGAATGTGCAGACGCTTGAACAGCAGGTTGTGCAAGTGACCCGACGCATGATTCAGCGCCTCCTGCGTCTTTTCCGGATCGCCGGTCAGCGCCGTGAAGTAGACCTTCGCGTGCG
This genomic interval carries:
- the rbfA gene encoding 30S ribosome-binding factor RbfA; the encoded protein is MSRKRTSPNRNVQIADQIQRDLSELIMREVKDPRIGIVTIQSVELTPDYAHAKVYFTALTGDPEKTQEALNHASGHLHNLLFKRLHIHTVPTLHFHYDQTIEKAVEMSRLIKEANSTRAKDDDEADAPAKDD